Proteins from one Triticum aestivum cultivar Chinese Spring chromosome 7A, IWGSC CS RefSeq v2.1, whole genome shotgun sequence genomic window:
- the LOC123151839 gene encoding cysteine-rich and transmembrane domain-containing protein B yields the protein MSYQQGATATAYPPPGQQQQQAYVAPPPPAGYPQKDQQYPAAAGADTTTSRGGHGHHHGGGFWRGCCAALCCCCLLDACF from the exons ATGAGCTACCAGCAGGGCGCCACCGCCACGGCCTACCCTCCGCcgggccagcagcagcagcaggcctacgtagcgccgccgccgccggccggctaCCCGCAGAAGGACCAGCAGTAtcctgccgccgccggcgccgacACCACCACGAGCCGCGGCGGCCATGGACACCACCACGGCGGCGGCTTCTGGAGAGGCTG CTGCGCCGCTCTGTGCTGCTGCTGCCTCCTCGACGCCTGCTTCTGA